ATAAAAGGGTAGTTAGAAGTGTTTAATAGGAACAATCTTGCACAAGCAGAAAGAGCTTTGATTTGGAGGATTAGCGCAACATACAACAGAGAGAGAGTCCACAGGGACAGTCAGACGGGATGGCTGCACCTCTCCTAGAGACTCTGTGTCACCAACATGACCGACTCAACACTCTGCCCCCTTTCAAGGCACATGCCACTTCTTAAAATGGTCAGCTTTCCACACAGGATAcaagatattttatttacatttaaaaataggttttcttCTTCGACGTGGTGGAAGTGCCCAGAGCGCAGCCGCGGCGACGCCTGCTTAGCACAGGTGCAGAACAGCTTTGTTGATCTCTGGGTTTGTCCAGTCATTCCGAATGTCGTCCAGGTGGTTATCGAAATCCACGAGCGTCTCGTAGGACCGGCTGTCCAGGAGCGAGGCTGAGATCCTCTGTGCCTCTGGCCAGTCTTCACAGTAGTCACTGCGGGTCAAACATGAAGAAGTGAGCATCTAACAGTGAAAACGGGCGGCTTGTAGACAGCATCAGGAGAGAAGGCCAGCCACATGCAGTGGTATGAGGAGGGAGGATGCAGGGTACTGACAGCCATGGGCACTGTAACCGCATGAAGACGTATGTGGAGCACAGAAAACATGGTTAAGACATGGAGGGGATGCCCCTCACATGGCATTCTGAAAAAGTTGGAGGCAAATGGCTGAAGCTTTCTGAGTGGCCACAGATGCATCAAAGCAAAGGCCTGGGAAGAATGTCTGTGCCCTAGGGCCCAGGGAGGGAAGTTCCCTCTACTGCCTGGAAGCACTGGAGCACTGGGGCCCACAGGTGTCAGGGAATCTGCTCGGATTCACGCCTCTGGAGAAAACACTAACTGAAAACACGGGTGGGGCGGGTGAGAACAGCTCTCCCGTAGCTGGGTGCCGATGGAGCCCAGCCAGCGCGGCAGCATGCGGCGGCACTCACTGGTGTGGGTCTCTGCACCGCCATCTGTTCTCATGGTGCTCGTACACGTGGATCGTAGGCGCTACGCAGTCCATCGTAAACTTGGTGTTGTCCACCTGAGCACAAGGCAAAGGACACGAGAGTGAACAGAATGCTAGCTGAGGAGTAGTGGCAGGCGCCTCCTCAGCTCTCCCTGCAGCAGCACCCACGCTGGCTAGGCAGAACTCTTCCCACAGAGCCGGTCTGTGGTGTGGCATGAGGGTGTGGCCTGAGAAAACCTGTTGTGTTATGCAGGAAAATGGCAAGTCCTTCATTGTTTTTTCACAAAAGCGAAGCTTCCAAACGTGACTTCTTCCCTCATCCCAGGATTCTGTCTGAATCAAGGCTGTTCAGCAAGGCCCTCGAGGTCATCAGCTCACACACAAGCGCCTTCCTTCCCTGCGCCCCAGAGGCTGTGCTGGCTGTTCTAATCCAGGGCTTCTCACGCTTGGCGTGTTCGGATCAGAATCATCCGGCAGGTGTGCTAATACGGACTGCTGGGCCCCGCCCCCCCCATTTCTGATTCAGTGGCATCTGGGGTGGGTGCCTGGAATTCGCATTTCTAACAGGTTCCCAGGTGGTGGCGCAGCTGGCAGGGGACCCCACTCCCACTCGTGTGGTGATGCGGGAGCACATGAGCCATGGCCTGGGATTTGACAGCCCTAGGTCTGCAGCTGGGAGAAACTGCAAGAGTCGGCAATGGTCTCAAGCAGATAAATGAGTGAAGGGGTTAGCGGGAAGGAAACTGCTGCAGAGCAAGCTCCACGTGGGCCAGAGGAGGCGTAAGGGCCTCGCCGGCAGCACAGAAGCCACTTACCATGATGAGTGCAGTGTCACTGAAGCCCTCGGCGATTCTGGAGGCCACCTTCTCTGCAACCTGATTTGGACTGCCAAAGAAACACAGTCAGGCCACCACCTTCCAGTCAACGCCATTCAACACTGTTTACAAAAGGCACGGTCACACCACCAAGACTTAACAAGCAACGACAGAGAGACTGGCAGAGCCAATGTGCTGCAGGTGCTCATTTCACCTGTCTACTTATTACtgaattttttggtagagatagggtcttgctccgttgcccacgctggagtgcccaatcacagcccactgtaaccttgaattcctgggctcaagcaataccacttaaacctcctgagtagctgggactataggcacatgccaccacacccagtaattttatttttttggtagagatgaggtcctgctatgtcgcccaggctggtcttgaactcctggcctcaagcaattctactaccttggcctcccaaggtgcttacaggcatgggccactgtgcccagcctacttaaGCATTTTTATTGCAGGGGAAAGTGAGTGCAGTTCCCCGCATATGAAGAAACCACAGGGGTCACGCATCTGGAGTGCACTGGATCAGCCTTGCTGTGGGAAGGCCAGCTTTGTGATCGTGGGGGCTCTCCTGCCAGGTAAATACGTTTCGCCCATTTCCAGTGGCTCCTGGTGACTACAGCCGCACTGTGATGGGTGTGGCCAGCAAGGAAGGGAACGCTGCTGGGCAACTGGGCATACCACGCAAACAGGCCTTTGCCTCCCTCCAACCAGAAAGCCCTGGTGATGGGGATCTTGAGAGGGCATCTCCTAATGAAGTCTCCCAGGAACCCAGCGGAGAGTGGCCTGAAGCAGGCAGATAAACTGCGCTGCTGGGTGCCTGCCAGCCCCGGGGCCAAACTCCAAGCCTCCTGGGCCCGCCTTCTCCATCTGCACGCTAGCAAAGCAACCTGTCCACTGCAACAAGAGCGACCTCAGGGCAGCTGGCAGTCCATCCTGCTTTAGGAATCCTCAGCCTTGCACATCTTCTCCATGCTCATGAGCTTCAACAGCTGGCTCTGGCGCTGCCACCACCGAACGCTGAGTGATACCTTTCTACCTGAAGTTAACGGAGCGGATCACAGAGCAGCCCCCACGCCATCCCTGCTCCACGTCTCCAAACACAGTTCTTCTTCTCACCTATGGCAGGAAGGGGCCTTCTCCTTGGGGCCTTACTTATATTCcttctgtgcctggccccagttcTGACTTCAAATCTGTGCAAGTCTTTGTTTTCAGGGAAAACCAAAGGCACCTAACTGGTTCCCTCTGGCTGCTGTCcagcttccttcctcctttccaagcCTGTTTCCTGAACTTCTTTAACAGGCTGCTAGTCTTGCACGTCCTCCCCACAGCTCTGCACAATCTGCCGCCTACCCACTGGCCTGCAGAGCAGCACTCTGGAAGTCTCCTGAGCACTGCCTGATGGTGGAAAGCTCGCTGGCCTCTTAAAAGCCTCCCTGTGGGAACCTATCAAGCTCAGGCCAACCCATTCTGCTTCCAGCCTCTCGGACCTGAGGCTGCCTTTCCCTTTGTTCTCCCCACCCTGCAGACCACTCTCCGCTGGGTTCCTGGGAGACTTCATTAGGAGATGCCCTCTCAAGATCCCCATCACCAGGGCTTTCTGGTTGGAGGGAGGCAAAGGCCTGTTTGCGTGGTATGCCCAGTTGCCCAGCAGTGTTCCCTTTCTCTGCCCTTCCCTCCTGCATTCTCCCTGCCCTTCATTTCCTTCAGACTTGTACCTTAGTCAGGGGCTTCTGGAACTGCTCCCTAAAGAGTCTCATAATTTCTAGACTCTTGCTCTgcttttaaagagacagggtcagctgggtgcagtggctcaggcctataatcccagcactctcggaggctgaggtgggtggatcacctgaggtcaggagtttgagaccagtctggccaacatggtgaaaccctgtctctaactacaaatacataaattagccggacgtggtggtatacacctgcagtcccagctactcaggaggctgagacaggtgaatcgcttgaacccaggaggtggaggttgtggtgagctgagattgtgccattgcactccagcctggctgacggagtgagactccatgtcaaaaaaaaaaaaaagagaaagagtgtCGCTCTATCACTTAGGCTGGAGCATGGTGGCTATTTATAGGTGTGatcacagcctcaaactcctggtctcaatcaATCCTCCTTGCTCAGCCTcacaaggagctgggaccacagccacatGCCATCAAGTCAAGCTTAGGCTCTTCTTATCCGATGTAACCTGAAAAGTTTCCTTAACTGAATTTTCCTAAAACACAACTTCCGTCGCGTCCCCCGGTGCTCGCAGCCCCACAGACCGTTGCTCACCACTGCCTGCAAGGTGAAGGCTGCCATCCTCAGCTGGCAGTCGGGCCTTCCTCACGGTGAACTGAACTACCATGCTTATTTGCAGGAGCAATGCTGTGTCTTTGATTTTCATAAATCTGCCTGTGTTTTCTCCCTCACATGCCCTTCTTGTTCTACTCACACTGTTCCCTGTCTGGCTCTCCAGACCAAGCTCTCCTTACTGAATTGCTTCCCCTCTTCCAGTGCCCAGAAGACATGCCACCCTTGCCACAAAGCCCTGCCAAATCACCCTGGATGAGccacccccaacccccgcccCGCTGGAGTTCTGAGGATTTATTTCTAAGAGGCTCCAACACGGAGTCCGTGTAATGTGCAGCTTTCCTTTTGTGCAACCTATCTGCCCTGCAAAATTAAGCGTTTCAGCTTTTTGTGGCAGGAACCGAGAGCCATCCTATTTAACAGCCacaaaaatacatgaatttttttaagttaatcaaCAACACACGCTACATATAGTTACAATCCTTCCCTTGTGATTAggctaaaaaattaataatgttttatgAGAACAAATTATCTTctatgattctatttttattttcaaaattgacAAAGTGATGGTCTGCAGTGTTAAGAAAAATATGACTTAAGAGGGAAGGGGAAGTTTTCCAGGTGGAAGCAAATCGTATTTAAGAAAGCAGCATCATGGCAGCTCCTAGTGCAGACAAGGCAGTGCTTCACTGTGCCGATCAGGAGTCAGTGAGTGCCAGGTCCCCATGGCACCGACAGCACATGGTGAGAAGCGGAGGAGCGGGTACACAGCCCTCAGGGTGCCCATGCACACCTATGCCTGCTCCCGCGTTTGCTGAGGAACACGCTTGCTACAAAGAGCCTGCAAAGTCCTTTCCCTCACACTTTTAACGCTGCGTGTGCTTGGTGATTTTTATTGGGAAGAGGGTGAAGAAATactcattaaaaggaaaaactacCATTTTAGATGTGCAAGAACTCTTAACATTTACCTATCTATTTGCcgatttttgagatggggtcttgctccattgcccaggctggagtacagtggcaagaccatggctcactgcagtctcaaccgcacaggctcaagtaatcttcctgccccagcctccccagtagctgggaccacaggcgtgcgtcaccatgtccagctaatttttcgtattttttttgtagaaataaggtcttgctatgttgcccagactggtcttgaactggctccagtgatcctcccgccttggcctctgaaagtgctgggattacaggtgtgatccacgaTGCCTGgcttgaaatttattattttaaaaggagtgTAAAAAATTGTAgttggctgggtggggtggcttacatctgtaatcccaacactttgggaggctgagacaggtggatcacttgaggtcaggagatcaggaccagcctggctgacatggcgaaaccccgtctccactaaaaatacagaaactatctgggtgtggtggtgggttccggtaatcacagctacttgggaggctgagacagaattgcttgaatctgggaggcagaggtagcagtgaaccaagaccgtgccactgtactccagcctgggtgacagcgagactctgtccccaccccctTAAAACAAATTTGTAGTGAATGAACTATCCAAGTATTTGAAAAAGCTGCCAACTTTGCATTTCTGTCTTAGACACTAAATTTCCAGTACTGACCCACTTCATTCCCTAATGGAGACTGCCACACTTTGTGTCCCGCTAGTTGGTAACTCCTTGTTCCCAGGAGAGGCAGCTGCCAGCCAAAACTGCCGGCACCCCGAAGGCAGACCATTCTGCTCACccctcccaccagcaccatggcaGGCCAGCATGGAGGTGCTATATTACACTGTGTATCTAAAAGCTTCTTCCTGGGCGTCTGCCTCAGGCCCGGGCCGGGCACTGAAACCTGCCCACGTAAAATGCTAACTATGAAGCAAAACCCCAGGACAACGAATCACAGAACAAAACTTGAGGGAATGAACTAGAGTTTAGGAAATTCATAAAAGGTATAAACACCACAGTAGAGCAGTATCATTGAGAAAGTAATCGCAGCACTAATAACAGTCCCCGCCATTGCGGTAAAGCATGCACAAGGCCAAACACGCTGTGCGCCATTTCATTCTGTCTTCATGGTCACTCTCTGAGACATGAGCTCAGCTCCATGTCACAGACAGGGCCACGGAGGCCCA
The Callithrix jacchus isolate 240 chromosome 20, calJac240_pri, whole genome shotgun sequence genome window above contains:
- the EMC8 gene encoding ER membrane protein complex subunit 8 isoform X1, giving the protein MPGVKLTTQAYCKMVLHGAKYPHCAVNGLLVAEKQKPRKEHLPLGGPGAHHTLFVDCIPLFHGTLALAPMLEVALTLIDSWCKDHSYVIAGYYQANERVKDASPNQVAEKVASRIAEGFSDTALIMVDNTKFTMDCVAPTIHVYEHHENRWRCRDPHHDYCEDWPEAQRISASLLDSRSYETLVDFDNHLDDIRNDWTNPEINKAVLHLC